Part of the Sander lucioperca isolate FBNREF2018 chromosome 1, SLUC_FBN_1.2, whole genome shotgun sequence genome is shown below.
GTAATTTATGAATTGATGAGCCAGTGTATAAAAGCTTAACTCAGTGACTTTGTTGTCCTGCATACATCCACAGGGACAGATTGAAAAGCTGACGATGGAGAACAATGCCCTAACTGAGAAGCTAGCTGCAGAGGAgaacaggaggaaacagctgGCCGATAAGAGTCAGGTAATCTTATCAATGTGCTTATTATAGCAGAGCTCCACTTAAGAAACATCTCATGACTCCAGTGCTGCTTTCCTTGAAGCataaaaaggtgacaaaacaatgattacCAGAGATATAAACTACCAACAAACAAAAACCATGACCCAACCTTATTTTTTAGAGCCGTCTATTAAGGACAATCAATCATTCTTTACAATGTGAAACAGTGTGGGTTAAACCATGTGTTAGCTACAGCACTGCCCTCCCTCTGTGCCCAGAGTGTAGATTTTAATTTTCCCAGAGTGCTGTTGTACAGTGAGGATGCCACTCCTCATCAGTGTTAAGTGGCTGCCCCATGTACCCAGCATTGTGTCCTGGCACAGCAGAGTCATTACTGTAACTACCTCACATTACCCTGCCACTCCACATCTGCTATTAATAGATATACAATAAGAACAGCAGCTCACTGTTACACATTGACCACtcgtagtttaaaaaaaagagactaGGAGTAGTTTAAACACTTCATTCATGCAGAACACATTATTTGCATGTTTTTGATGTCATTATGTATGACGCTTAAGCTTCTTTGTCCCTGTGAGCCCAGAGCAGAGATTAATGTGTAAGTGTTTCATGGCGCCCTCTGTTGTGTGTTTCTGGATTTATGGCCATATGACATTTATGAGGCTTGCTGTACTCATTTTTGAAGTATTTTTGACAGTCCCTGAACATCTTGGCACTACTTATTTGTCCCCGCAGAAGGACTCCCACACCCTGTATCTGGAGCAGGAGCTAGAGAGCCTCAAAGTGGTGCTggatattaaaaacaaacagctcCACCAGCAGGAAAAGAAGCTGATGGAGATAGACAAACTGGTGAGACCTGAGGGGGATGATTGCTGGGCATCGAGACAAGCAATTCTGCTGCTAAATAAAACCCACACCCATCACTCAATCAttctgttgatttttatttctttccagACGGAGAAAAATGTGAAGTTGGATGAGAGCCTTAACAAGGTCCAGCAGGAGAATGAGGACCTCAAAGCCCGCATGGAAAGACATGCTGCACTGTCAAGGTAAGACTCATGTGTAGGGATGGAAACCACACTCCGAAGCATCCAACCACCTGTCTCACTTCACActccttaacccttgtgttgacttcgggtcacattggcccgttttaaatttttgttttatatcagaaaatattggacgtagaaataagcgctgaaaatgtgtagaagaaaaatgtaaaacgttggaaaaagcaaaaacaaattgtgaaaaaaaaggcgtcacaaatgtcagaaaaaaagtgtttttttcaaggttgaagggaagacaacacaagggttaagcttCACTGAACTTTTGAATCACCCTCTTCAATTAAATGCATgctcctctgtgccatagaccaGCATCATTTTCTAATAACTATTAATCAGTGAGCCACACCAtggcactgggtgacatgttccttcaatAATTATTAGCACTgttgtttattttgactcaatctcGCATACAATGTCCACGGCTgaaaatcagtggtggaatgtaacttggtacatttactcaagtactgtacttaagtacaaatttgaggtactttacttgagtcttttcttttcatgccactttcttcttctattctgctacatttcagagagcaatattgtactttttactccactacattcatctgacagctttagttactttacaaatgaagatttttgcacacaaaacacatgtagtttataaaatgcgatgctttataataaattaaactcgccaacaatataacagcctacaagtccagctgaggtGATCAGATGATTAAACACTGAGTTGATTGACAGAGCTGTTTGGATCGTTTTCagtctctaaaatgtgaagattttctgcattgagtacttttacttttaatactttaagtacattttcctgatgatacttaacatacttttacttaagtaacattatcaatgcaggacttttacttgtaacagagtatatttacattgtggtattagtacatttacttaagtaaaagatctgaatacttcttccaccactgctgaaaatcatcatcatcatcatcatcatcatcataacctcttcagtaggaaccaatgggtTGAGAGCAGCAAACAGGCTAGGTCATTtagaaagtattgagagacagatttatttatttattgttttttttggggtctttcatgggatttgtttgaCAATAACAAATTAAAGGAATACCGCTTattcttaaaggtgccctgccacacaaaaccggtTTCCCTTGTATTTTTTGGAAtctgttaggtccatatgtgtttgcgttaagtcgtgaatgtgaaaatgaactgctacctcctctgtcagctctaacCACTGAACAGAAATTAgcagagaaatcaggccaattacaaaagctggtcagtctgacgtggtgttgcctgagctcattactattcatgagctcgcccagttgcgctgggtaaaggatgctgatagccgggctctcattggctagctgttagccaattagagtcaagcagcttagctcgtggaatattaatgagaactggcacaaatcgagctgagtcttcctgcaggctttctataccacgctagaatggtttgaaacaaggtaaccaaggcattttttccacaaaaaattttagagtccatggtagaacttcagacattacaacaaagtaatgaaatacatgTGGCAGGGCACCTGTAAGGCTTTCCAGAACAACCTTTGAAATCGTGATATGATATATACTGTAGGTGAGAGCTTCAGTTGAATGGTTGTAAACATTTCTgacctgtgtgttgtgttgatgCGCTGCAGACAGCTGTCGACAGAGCAGACAGTGCTGCAGGAAACCCTTCAGAAGGAGTCCAAGGTGAACAAGCGTTTGTCGATGGAGAACGAGGAGCTGATGTGGAAGCTCCACAATGGAGACCTGAGTAGCCCCCGCAAGGTGTCCCCCACCTCCGCCTCCTCCCCCCACTCCTTCAGCTTCCAATCACCGCGCAGCTCGGGCCTGTTCTCCAGCCCTCCGGTCTCACCCAGATAACCATGGGCCCCTGCTTCCTCGAAGCACACCCTCTCTTTTGAGTTGTCCCTCTGGAATTAAGAGCCATGTTTGTTTCCTGTTCGCTTAGCAACACAACAGCCTTTGACTCCTTGGAGATTGGATGAACTCTGACACTATCTGTACAGAGGTACAGaccgttaaaaaaaaagaaatgctgcaCAGAAGCACTTAATAAGCAAGGCTGccttgtttttttgcctttcacGTCTGATACTatggatggggggggggaaggaAATCTCAGGACTTCAATGAAACACTATTTTTGTTACTTGTTGGCAGAGGCTTTTCTCAGaacactcacatacacagtacatgcagtaaaatatacacacacatgcatgcagatATAGCccagtgtgtgtgggagagcaCTTGTTTGTGTCTCTGGAGACCACAGCCATGGAAAGTCTGAATATAGAATAGCTGTGAATTCCAATGACACTGTCCCTTCTCATATCgcattttatttgaaatatacacgcaatatggAATTTCTTTGTTGGATTCCTGCACCATTTCTCAGAGCTAACTGTGCAAGAGTGACAGTGAAATTGTTCTATTACTAACATCCATCTGCTAGTTAGTACACCCGGGCTGTACAAGTCTCAATCTATGTTtcagaattattttttaaaggttgttttttttacacctaGGTTGTCGGTTTAAGAATCATCTGTGGCCTcaaacttgtttttattttccacgtgtttgtttgtttgaccaaGGGACCAATCCAAGTCTTTGTGCATGTCATGTGTTTGAGTCTTGGTGATCGCCCCTCACTGAACCCTcctaatgcagctttaaagttgGGGTCTTTGCAAAGAGTTGACCAGAAGAGGCTTTGCTTGTACATGTCAGTGACACTGCGATGTCTCAAAACGTTAGGAATTGATGTTATTGGTTTGTTGACCCTGTTTGAAATATGCAATTAATAAAGTCTTGTATTAAACCTGGTGTATCAGAGTCAAGCTATAAAACTGTGAGCCACACATTTCTGAGCTACTCACAGCAGATGACACTAATTAGTTATATTTAAAAGGTATATTATAGGAATTCAGTTTTTCCTGGAACTCAGCAGTTATCAATTAAGTCTTGTAAATGTTGTGTTTGAGCCAAATATACTAAATGTTTTATAAACCACAAACATTCATATCCTCAGCTAAAGTATATTCCAAAATCATAACAACCAAAACAACTTTTCAGCAAAGCGGAAACTGCAGCAAGTGTTGCATTGGACCGAAATAAGTTCTGGGCCTGCAGATCACATTCCACATACGGAGTGCATTAGGACGTCAGCCTGGCGCACAGCTCCGCTTCAAACCAGATTCTCTTCTTCACAACGGGCCAGAGCAATTCTCTGATGGCTGCTGCTCTCTTGTCCAGCATCATTTCATTTCAACGTAGCGCAAAGGCTAACTATGATAAGTCAGGGATGTTTGATTAGGTGTCCAACACAGAGTGCCAGGGTTTACAGCAGGGTGTTGTTCCTGTCAGAGAGCAGGCAATAAAAATCTGACTCCACTACCCAGAACTCatttgtttgtacttttatttttttaaatttatgtaGCACTTGCATTAATTACAGCGTACTCTTTGTCATCCATTCTGCAACGAgtttaagagtgtgtgtgtgtgtgtgtgtgtgtgtcgggggtTGGATAGATAAAGGCATCGAGCTGTAGATTTGGATTGCTTCTGGGAATTCATACCATTTCCTGACGTTCTTCACCCAGTGTCATTCTGATGTACAATGTGAGTAAACATGtagagctcacacacacacacacacacacacacacacagattcaaaGAAACCCTACTTTATAAGAGAGTCTGAACACTTGACGCATTTTAAAATTTTCCAATTAATCTAGTCATTTTTCAAAGCCAGTGTGGTCAGATAGATCAATGAGATATGACATATTTTAAAGTGTGTTTCGTAGTTATTCGAGTGTCTCCTGCTTTTCCATCTCAAAGCCTTGAACTAAAGGCTAGTCTGCAGCAGAGCTTTTAAGGTTcttttctgtcaaataaatgtgatTATCAAGGCCTTCCTGCTTTGCCGTTTTCTCGAGGTcagatgtgaaaaaaaacagtcaatgTAGTCATAAAACTGCCACGCGTTCAAGCATCAAGGCCTTATGAGACGCaatgttcaatatttttttagaaTAGTCTAGCTGCACAAAGTATTAGTAATAAGACAGCTATGCAGAGGCTAGTCAAAACACTAGCAGTTGAAAGAAGACCCTGAAAATGACATTAAAAAACATCAAAGTAACTTCATTATtatcttattttttaaataaagttgaaatattctGACTCAGAAGTATGCAGTGCTGTATATGATTTAATCACAGTGCAGGTCATTCCTTCTGGTCAAATTTAACTGAACCATCTACAGGTTGTCTGGACTGAGTCTGGACTGACATCCAGCCTGTTGATTCCTGATGTCCCTGTCAGAAAGCGGCCCATAAAAATCTGACTCCACTACCCACAACTCatttgtttgtacttttatttaaaaaaaaaaaatgtatgtagcaCTTGCATTAATTACAGCGTACTCTTTGTCATCCGTTCTGCAACGAGTTAAGAATCTATCTTAAACCCACACTCCTGTAGAGCATCTCATGAAGCATGTTGGCAACCAGTTTGGGCTTTTCTCTCCAAATGTTCCCAGAGATGGTCAGTAGATTTAAGATCTGGTGGAGTGTGGAGGAAAAGCCCTGCAGGCCAGCACTCCTTGTTCTTCTCTGGACTTCAGATAGTGTTGCGTTCCTGTGTGTGGGCTCATTGTCCTGCTGCAAAGTGCATCCTCTCCTCAGAGCTTTAAGCCAGAGGAAGTGTAATGTGTCTGCACAAATACAACTTCTTTTTAGTCACTCCAAAATAAGTGAGACTTTGGTAacattttacttgaaggtatctacataagagtgtcatgacagtgtcatgaacacatgacactgtcatgacacatgaaccctaaccctaaccacaacttgtcatgacaaaaaccgaatgacactttatgacagaagcgttatgtcataaacgtttatgacttgtttagaatgtttatgacacgtttatgacagtgtcatgtcactcttgtgtagataccttcaagtaaagtgtaaccgaaacTTTTTAAAATGAACTCTTCAACAAAAGATGTAGCAAATCTTTATTATGTTTTCACAATCTGCAATCTAAAAATACACCCATAACACAGGTTCTGTTGCCGCGGCTATTTGGAGATGATGTCGATCGTCACAGTTGTCTCACCGTACTGGTTCTTGGCGTTACAGATGTAGTTTCCAAAGTCGATGGTCTCCACGTCTTCTACAGCCATGACACTCTGGGACAAGCGCGTGGTGTGGCCCATTCCTCTGTTAACCAGCCTCCAGGACGTTTGGATGCGAACTGGGCGACGGTCCtgcacaataaaacaaacaggaTTTATGTTAATTGTTAGTGACAATCAGGGCAGGAAAATGATCGATCCATTGTTCACAATGGTTAGGTAATGGTTTATCAACAACAAGACCTTAAAGTCCCCCTCCAATTTTTCTTGTGTATTTCTTATTATGACCTCACTTCGCTGTGAGTGATGTATGTGCAGAGATTATTTTAACATCCATCTGCTGAAGGGGGAAAGTTTTAATGTGCTCATatcatgctttttggctttttccctttccttaattgtgttgtatatctttttttgtgcacgttataggtttacaaaggtaaaaagcccaaagtcccccccaaagggacttaccatctccaacagaaaacactgttcacaaactgctccaaacagctctattgtagtccagcctttacttcagagacaaacgtggtcactttggaacacacgttataatgctcacctagctgctagcatggcacgccctcatactctgcttctgactggctagtagtccttacctaggtactgtcagggcacgccctcatactctgcttctgactggctagtagtccttacctaggtactgtcagggcacgccctcatactctgcttctgactggctagtagtccttacctagctactgtcagggcacgccctcatactctgcttctgactggctagtagtccttacctagctactgagcatgtgtgactcccaacaaagatggaacagaagtgagaggtctcactctgtagctaaaacagacagctcaacacacagggtgaaaagaggagctgcagcaatgtgcagtatgacaaaaatatggtgttttttgaaaatgaaaccatgtaaacctattctgatataacctctaaatataattatgaacctgaaaatgagcataatatgagcactttaatgtgcGCACCTTAAACCTGAGTTTAACACCTGGATCTACCAGCAGGATCTTGTGACATCACTACTAgttcattttaaatattaatccaaatatataaaataaacctATGTGAGTGTGATGTGGAAACTTGAAACCTCCTGCTGTTCACATAATTAATGTTTCAGGAAAGAAGACATCTTGTGTCCAGCAGTTAAAcgtttgaaatgaaaaatatttgTATATTGATAGATTCTGGATGTTTAATGATTACTACATATAATCAGGCCCATCTtgaattattgttttattattgagATATAAACTACATACAAAAACGTACAGTATACAGGAAGGCCTCTATGGAGTATTTAAAGTGCCATCAGaatatttatcattttttcaaTGATGCTATAAAACTCCTTAAAATCATATAAATGGCCATTTATTCTGCTACTTCATTATTCTGTCTTTAAATCATGCTCTATTTCTTATTTCTCTTCTTAACAATAATTTAACGAAACGTTAATGTATTCAATCCATTAAGACAATTATAAATCGATACATTGTATGaacattttatgattttttacaTGCATTTTCTTTTATGACTTACTGTACAGATCTTTTTttgcattaaaggtgcagtagctaagacttataaaactaaggTTATTACAGAGAGTTCTCTGTGCTTCTGCAGACCACAACAATCCGGTCCAACCAAGGCAGGACAAAACAgtgtaaagtaacaaaaaatcagaGTCCTtgactctgatgaagatgtaaccctacatcgaaacgttagtcactgttATGCACCTTAAGAAATATAACCATtaagtaagaagacatctgtgttgcaccggcaattttttgttactttaccgtataaaactaactttctgtcatatttgctgaaactgaccctatgttccagtagaactacatgaagcaggtcattaaaaataaatccagctcctctggctccacctacagcctggagtgagatttgcaaaaatccaccgctccctgttcagatgcaccaatcagggccgggggggggagtctaactgtgtgtcaatcactgctcaggcccacgcattcattctccctcgtgggcggaggggcttaggagaacgttttgagctttagcagaaaggggggagggactgagaagttgtcgatgttcaaatttttgttGTAAACGGACGTGTATAAAGACAGTTTGTCCTCTTACCTGACCAGGATAAGACCAGGTGAAGCTCACGTCCTCCTCCGGCTCCCCCAGCACGCTGCAGGTCACGTTGATGTTGTCTCCTCCGCTCACAGACTCCGGAGACACTGCTAGGCTCACAAATGGTGCCCCGCCAGGAACTGTcaacaagaaacagaaaacaaTTATGTCAAAATTTGTAGAAAACATTTATAGATGAAAGCTTAGCGGTACTTAAACTCCTGTCAGTCCAAATTCTATTTCTCCCCATCTGCCAGCCAAACATGCCATGGCAGCTAATTTGATCTACACCACACACCATTTCCATTTCATAAATTCACCTCCCATCCTCCTCCCATTTGCAAAATCCAAGCAGTGTTTCCATTTCTGTTGGCGAGCGTTCACATAAACCAAGCTCAGCCGTGAGGAGGATTTTGACAAATGTGAAATAGAACCTTTTCCTGAAAGCTAATGAAGCACTGGGTTCATGACTTTGTAAAAATGCCTCTCACAGTGGTTCTTGGTGCTTTTAACCAGGGcattgtcgagtccaagacaagtccaagaccaggactagtcgagacagagtcaagaccgagtccaaatgagtaACTGACTGTGACTGTAAAGcccgagacagaaaaaaaagaatcctctaCAAGACCACTTACTTACCTGTTCATAATGTATGTGATGTGAGAGACAGTATATCTTCTATTTTAGGATGATCATTTGGCTTTATTACTTGCAATGatcaaaaagcaagtgcagcactgtaggatcaaattaggccatattatttactttaaagtgctcatattatgctcattttcaggttcataattatatttagaggttatatataggtttacatggtttcattttcaaaaaacaccatatttttgttgtactgcacattgctgcagctcctcttttcaccctgtgtgttgagctccctgttttagctacagagtgagacatctcacttctgttccatctttgttgggagtcgcacatgctcagtagttaggtaaggactactagccagtcagaaaaagagtatgagggcgtgccatgctagcagttaggcgagcattataacgtgtgttccaaagtgaccacgtttgtctctgaagtaaaggctggactacaatagagctgtttggagcagtttgtgaacagtgttttctgttggagatggtaagtccctttggggtggactttgggctttttcactttgtaaacctataatgtgcacaaacatatatataacacaataaaggaaagggaaaaagcatgTTATGAGCACTCTAAGTAGAGCAAAAGTCTCGAGTCCggactcaagtactacagcACTGCTTTGAACCAATAAAGGGACAAGTAACGTGGTTATGTTTGACAGTTAAAGGCACAGGAAAAATGGTTACTCATCACTAAACAATTTCCCTgacgggattaataaagtattcaGATTCTGATTCTGCACTTGGAGCAGCATCACCATAAGTTACTGTATTTATGGTCTATATcccaacgttccacttccgggattgttcgggtgccgccggaaattctttgagttgtaattttaaactttctgaggactatgattaactgctcctcagatctctgcagggtaaatccagacagctagctagactatctgtccaatctgagttttctgttgcacgactaaaactacttttgaacgtacacatgtaacaccaaaacaagttcctccctgaggctattttgcagcgcccaagacgattgtgaccaagacacctagctctggggagcttattccccggagtcctcaTGTTTTTtcacccagcatgtttccttgaattagggtggcaccaaaatcatggttgcagctgtcgccgtggtcctgatgcccaccctgctatgccctgttacaccctgctacactctgcagtgccctgcagtgtcctgccaCGTCCttctacgtcctgctatgtcctgctacatcctgctatgctctgctgtgccctgctacgtcctgtaacgccctgcagtgctctGCTATGCCataactactacaactactatttctagttatggttccattatctttattgtgactattattgccactgttcatcacacccccaaccggcaccgtcagacaccacctaccaagagcctgggtctgtcccaggtttctccctaaaagggagtttttcctcgccactgtcgcactaaatgcatgctcttgtgggaattactggaattgttgggtctttgtaaattatagagtgtggtctagacctactctatctgtaaagtgtcttgagataacttgttatgatttgatactataaataaaactgaactgaattgaattgattggtttaaagaaatgccagtaaaccagagcatgtttttctcccatcccagaatgctgtgtggactagccagaccctcctccacagcgctgtgaaggaaggtctgacaatgcgagactactgtaTTTATAACTACATTGAAGTGTGACTGCTGCATCCTTACCCTCCACATAGAGCAGCTGGTACTTTGTGGAGATCTGAGGCGTTCCCTTGGTCACACCCTTGCAGTAGAAGACCCCCTGATGCTCTTGGCTGGGGTTCTGCAGGACAAACCCCTTGGTGGGGTCATAGGTCACCTGCGTCCTGTTGGCTGTGATCTCCTCCGGAGGGACTTCTCTGTGCAGGGACACCTTGGCCTGCGGGTCGGTCACGCGGCAGGGCACCACGGCGGGCCGGTCTGGGCGCAGGTACACGATCTCAAAGTGGATGGCAGAGGGGACAAAGAggttgtctttgtctgtttggACAGAAAACAGTCAAACTGTAGGGTTCCAGGGGATCCCCAGCAAAAAagggaatcatttattttcatccatAAGTAGTCTGGATTGACGATCGTGACCGGTGGATCCTTTtatttcgggaaacaacaacaaacttagTGCTAGCAAGTTACACGCTaaaaaaagttttgaacaaAATTTGGATCGTacaacaaggcaggtctgcttggttgGTTCGGGGaattattgtaaagatttacaaagaatatgtttacgatATTTACATTCTAACTAGGATTTTTTTGACCAATTGGTGGGGATTTGCTacggacaaaatacacacggcgatacactggtaagagcaaattacatttaactatgtatccagctaattcaaatagctcacgttactgtattgtgtgaacagttaactttatttaatattttatgtggcgttttcttttgcagggtgcatataggtctggcaatgggagactaaccaataagtaacacaatgacaatgacagaatgtatgactcATTTGGTCCtgggtttcatacactttctgtaataaaacatctaaaagcgaAAATCCCAGATACAGAATTACTGATCGTATTAATAAAGCATTACTAAATATCATACATTATAATTCATCATTAACCATTCAGGAAAGTGACATCATGTACTCTTTGTAAATATCTCTTATTGCttatttctaaaataaaattgaatgtaAAGTGCTATGTGCTATGTATCCCATGAATCACCTGTGAAATAGATGTATGAGACATAGGTGCGATCGTGGTCCCTCTCGCACTCTGTGCCGTCACACACGATCACCCAGCAGCTATACGGCCCTGTGTCAGCAGCAGAGGGCGACGTCAGGACCAGCTGACTGTACTTGTCACTGTGCTTGATGCTGGAGGCGGGAAACGAAAATATAAGACTTTCACATTCACATCAACGTATAGCATGACAAACAGCTGACgtgtaggattgggcatcgagaaccgattcctacttggaatcgtttcaaaaattacgattccagtagaatcgtttctttattggaatcgtttggaatcaTTTAGAGGATTTGGCTTCAAATTCGATCATCGCTTTTCAATTT
Proteins encoded:
- the pdgfrl gene encoding platelet-derived growth factor receptor-like protein yields the protein MKLWVVLCLALLWVQLQNGACQQVKRRKDVGENRIRPGGKRVKGLPRLKDGVGKGQSLLTQVLDKGRFLRLGQTTILTPGKNMELRCKGDSIGWSYPTYLDTFNDSRLSIKHSDKYSQLVLTSPSAADTGPYSCWVIVCDGTECERDHDRTYVSYIYFTDKDNLFVPSAIHFEIVYLRPDRPAVVPCRVTDPQAKVSLHREVPPEEITANRTQVTYDPTKGFVLQNPSQEHQGVFYCKGVTKGTPQISTKYQLLYVEVPGGAPFVSLAVSPESVSGGDNINVTCSVLGEPEEDVSFTWSYPGQDRRPVRIQTSWRLVNRGMGHTTRLSQSVMAVEDVETIDFGNYICNAKNQYGETTVTIDIISK
- the mtus1a gene encoding microtubule-associated tumor suppressor 1 homolog A isoform X7: MGCSGSRACLSAPCAADRRDEARKQCRDLSQELGNLRGELVCSVHSSERLEKEKDELRVALEDALHTLQEQHQKDLAELEQRLQAFYQAEWDKVHLSYQQETDKCRTLLQQQMGELKDNHEVMKLELENSHAEQLQSVKQQYEMSLEELRKVHSQELQSLERTLKETGDALSGQIEKLTMENNALTEKLAAEENRRKQLADKSQKDSHTLYLEQELESLKVVLDIKNKQLHQQEKKLMEIDKLTEKNVKLDESLNKVQQENEDLKARMERHAALSRQLSTEQTVLQETLQKESKVNKRLSMENEELMWKLHNGDLSSPRKVSPTSASSPHSFSFQSPRSSGLFSSPPVSPR